The Chaetodon trifascialis isolate fChaTrf1 chromosome 16, fChaTrf1.hap1, whole genome shotgun sequence genome includes a region encoding these proteins:
- the sytl2a gene encoding uncharacterized protein sytl2a isoform X3 gives MVSQNASVPMPKLEIRAVSTSSQDCFPEVDGPGGRQSNTAAPRGILKRLSNSSSTDFLFSHLDPQSPVSLDSLTETWIDRKQVRFSNTVGRSKVEWQDGKELGEHILLDIDSIAPSEAENNSDLESAVSTNAGTCRSFLRQSQVDSQHGELNCENEVYLQDQEAGKQQVIDDVSEHCHSELLRPAVPGLISAEQESGKPGHLETELEEDYHCQAEAIDTIKLSEQSTDISVEATSDTKLSTNGTSKGSFHAVSPKPKQRLLGFFRREKDKLAEVQSAQKQDMKISKQKEPGNTQNSPYGAAHATMDKPASVKAEAKPSEMIEVRTLQLTALQNTPFKETVTSVKADFQQQATEGRVGQLPKTLSNLKAFWEKENSSPKIIFTREEARHRDVSKTGIEALYGPQTTSDVENINNKISPQTTEHTAVRAQEKSLAPQTGCSLLVGLSEEDGTYRANPVLIYEETDDSLTGSVTDLQISEPLENVIPPVPSSVALDIQKQEGDIPIPLPRQSSSSPQEDLPAKISELKHFWDKECTGPRVISARVREASSSSILSDNLVSPQCDLTTSLDSRGKSEGEAQTSPYKTKSTVLKSDRPQLKSSGSTGDVQSTCHQYQAKADIEAQERPLSPSKSQDNEVRRSPSKTCHPRVLPRESSSPKRSRLEGSPLKTFPINIDPQTEEHQAKPTPMPRQRKSPSHEAKQAVLTDIKPSTDMTSCPPPIYLEDRGTHFGNVDNPSCTSPQSNKASEKKLGTFTRLARSFIPQDYQHYLGPQEKAHVPSFHQEKAAVSESDVVHRPQNALRDFVGNQSGNPTEGNPPGISSWIVQNKDGNFSQDTTTRAWSLSHASSGSYDDNSSPIMSAQKGSSTRNMSSSKSLDDLTSQTREERTQTNSREQMNQSMDDVSSLPLSAFSLSSSRRMKTSMSVPILQQDETDSDSTFETNLGRRRNTGSSTSNISLSSGMASMSSVSGSISSIYPADFGDIEVQGSIQFAVNYIQKLGEFHIFVVHCRDLAMADSKKSRSDPYVKCYLLPDKTKLGKRKTTVKKKTLNPTYNEILRFKITMEVLKTQNLNISVWHNDTFGRNSFLGEVDLDLSEWDFSNTQINEYALKDKASGQTSTLSPSHVTDSRGQMRVALRFLPQMSHSQTASRTETGEVQIWVKDCKNLPPVRGVIIDPFVKCNVLPDTSRKSRQKTRVVKRTANPMFNHTMVYDGFRPDDLREACVEITVWDHDRLSNHFIGGLRLGLGTGKSYGVEVAWMDSTTEEVNLWQRMLQCDGEWVEDVLPLRMLAIAKSMSK, from the exons ATGGTCTCCCAGAATGCTTCAGTTCCCATGCCAAAGCTTGAAATCAGAGCAGTCAGCACCAGTTCTCAAGACTGTTTTCCTGAGGTAGACGGGCCAGGAGGCAGGCAGAGTAACACTGCTGCTCCACGTGGCATCCTTAAGCGCTTGTCCAATTCTAGCTCCACAGACTTCCTGTTCTCCCACCTGGACCCACAGAGTCCAGTTAGCCTAGATTCTCTGACTGAGACCTGGATAGACAGGAAGCAGGTGAGGTTCAGCAACACGGTCGGTCGGAGCAAAGTGGAGTGGCAGGATGGGAAGGAGCTGGGAGAGCACATTTTGCTGGATATTGACTCCATTGCTCCCTCTGAGGCAGAAAATAATAGTGACCTTGAGAGCGCTGTCAGTACTAATGCTGGCACATGTAGGTCTTTCCTCCGCCAGAGTCAGGTGGATTCTCAGCATGGTGAACTCAATTGCGAAAATGAAGTGTACCTCCAAGATCAAGAAGCTGGCAAACAGCAGGTCATTGATG ATGTCTCTGAGCATTGTCATTCAGAGCTCCTAAGGCCAGCAGTGCCTGGACTCATTTCTGCTGAGCAGGAATCAGGTAAGCCTGGTCACCTGGAGACAGAGCTTGAAGAGGACTATCACTGCCAGGCTGAGGCCATAGACACCATCAAGTTGTCTGAACAAAGCACTGACATTTCTGTTGAGGCCACCTCAGATACTAAGCTGTCAACCAATGGCACCTCAAAGGGTTCATTTCATGCTGTTTCACCAAAGCCTAAACAGAGACTGCTTGGATTTTTtagaagagagaaagataaactTGCTGAAGTACAGAGTGCACAGAAACAAGATATGAAGATATCTAAGCAGAAAGAACCAGGCAACACCCAGAATTCCCCATATGGTGCTGCACATGCGACCATGGACAAACCTGCCAGTGTCAAGGCAGAAGCTAAACCCTCTGAGATGATAGAGGTCAGAACACTACAGCTGACAGCACTGCAGAACACTCCTTTTAAAGAAACAGTGACTTCAGTAAAAGCAGACTTTCAACAACAGGCAACAGAAGGCAGAGTTGGTCAGCTTCCAAAGACACTATCCAATCTGAAAGCTTTctgggagaaagaaaacagtagTCCCAAAATAATATTTACCAGAGAAGAGGCAAGGCACAGAGATGTCTCCAAGACAGGAATAGAAGCTTTGTATGGCCCCCAGACTACCTCTGATGTAGagaacataaacaacaaaatctCACCTCAAACAACTGAGCATACTGCCGTCAGAGCCCAAGAAAAGAGTTTGGCACCACAGACTGGCTGTAGCCTCTTGGTAGGTTTATCTGAAGAAGATGGCACGTATAGAGCAAATCCAGTCCTCATCTATGAAGAGACAGATGACTCTTTAACAGGTTCAGTGACAGATTTGCAAATTTCTGAGCCACTGGAAAATGTAATCCCTCCTGTACCTTCTTCTGTAGCACTTGACATCCAAAAGCAAGAGGGAGATATTCCAATTCCCCTTCCCAGGCAGTCCAGTTCCAGTCCTCAAGAGGACTTGCCAGCCAAGATCAGTGAGCTTAAGCATTTCTGGGACAAGGAATGTACAGGACCCAGAGTAATTTCTGCAAGAGTAAGGGAAGCCTCAAGCAGTTCAATACTCAGTGACAATTTGGTTTCCCCTCAGTGTGATCTGACAACTTCCTTAGATAGCAGAGGGAAGTCTGAGGGAGAGGCACAAACATCTCCATACAAAACCAAATCTACTGTCTTGAAATCAGACAGGCCACAGCTAAAGAGTTCTGGTAGTACTGGGGATGTACAGTCAACATGTCACCAATACCAAGCCAAGGCTGATATAGAGGCTCAAGAAAGACCCCTCAGTCCAAGTAAATCCCAAGATAATGAAGTCAGAAGGAGTCCATCTAAGACCTGCCATCCAAGGGTCCTTCCTAGAGAATCCTCCAGTCCTAAGAGATCCAGACTGGAAGGCTCTCCCTTAAAGACCTTTCCAATAAACATCGACCCCCAAACTGAAGAGCACCAAGCGAAGCCAACACCAATGCcaagacagaggaagagtccCTCTCATGAAGCAAAGCAGGCAGTGCTGACAGATATTAAACCTAGCACAGACATGacttcttgtcctcctcctaTATATCTAGAGGACAGAGGAACTCATTTTGGTAATGTGGATAATCCAAGCTGTACTTCACCACAATCCAATAAAGCCTCAGAGAAGAAGTTGGGGACCTTTACACGTCTTGCCAGATCTTTCATCCCTCAGGATTATCAGCACTACCTCGGGCCACAGGAGAAGGCCCATGTTCCTTCTTTTCACCAAGAGAAAGCTGCTGTCTCAGAGAGCGATGTGGTACACAGACCACAAAATGCCCTCAGAGACTTTGTGGGGAACCAGAGTGGCAATCCCACTGAGGGGAATCCTCCTGGAATCAGTTCCTGGATTGTGCAAAATAAAGATGGAAACTTCAGCCAGGATACAACAACCAGGGCCTGGTCCCTGTCTCATGCAAGTTCAGGCA GTTATGATGATAATTCTAGTCCCATCATGTCAGCTCAGAAAGGATCATCTACAAGGAACATGTCCTCCTCCAAAAGTCTGGACGACCTCACCTCACAAACAA GAGAAGAGAGGACCCAAACTAACTCAAGAGAACAAATGAATCAAAGTATGGATGACG TTTCTTCACTTCCCTTATCAGCCTTTAGCCTGTCCAGCTCGAGGCGGATGAAAACCAGCATGTCAGTGCCTATTCTTCAGCAGGACGAG ACAGATAGTGACAGCACTTTTGAGACCAACTTGGGCCGGAGAAGAAACACAGGCAGCTCCACATCGAACATAAGTCTCTCCTCAGGAATGGCCTCCATGTCATCT GTCAGcggcagcatcagcagcatttACCCTGCAGACTTTGGTGACATTGAAGTCCAGGGAAGTATCCAGTTCGCTGTGAACTACATCCAGAAACTTGGAGAGTTTCATATCTTTGTGGTACACTGCAGGGATCTGGCCATGGCTGACAGCAAGAAGAGCCGCTCTGACCC GTATGTGAAATGTTACCTTCTTCCTGACAAAACAAAGTTGGGAAAGAGAAAAACCACTGTGAAAAAGAAGACACTAAACCCCACCTACAATGAAATCCTCAGG TTTAAAATCACAATGGAGGTGTTGAAAACCCAGAATTTGAACATCTCGGTGTGGCACAATGACACTTTTGGGCGGAACAGTTTCCTGGGCGAGGTGGATCTGGATTTGTCAGAGTGGGACTTCAGcaacacacagataaatgaaTATGCATTAAAAGATAAG GCCTCAGGACAAACCTCAACATTGTCTCCCTCAcatgtgacagacagcagaggacagatgagAGTCGCCCTGAGATTCCTGCCACAGATGTCCCACA GTCAGACAGCCTCCAGGACAGAGACTGGTGAGGTGCAGATTTGGGTGAAAGACTGCAAGAATCTTCCTCCAGTCAGAGGAGTTATTATCGACCCGTTTGTGAAATG CAACGTACTACCTGACACAAGCCGGAAAAGCCGACAGAAGACACGGGTGGTGAAAAGGACGGCCAACCCGATGTTCAACCACACCATGGTGTACGACGGCTTCCGGCCGGACGACCTGAGGGAGGCCTGTGTGGAGATCACAGTGTGGGATCACGACCGCCTGAGCAACCACTTCATAGGCGGTCTGAGGCTCGGGCTGGGGACAG GGAAGAGTTACGGGGTGGAAGTGGCTTGGATGGATTCAACGACAGAAGAAGTAAATTTATGGCAGAGGATGTTACAGTGTGATGGAGAATGGGTGGAGGATGTTTTACCTCTGAGAATGCTGGCGATAGCAAAAAGCATGTCTAAGTGA
- the sytl2a gene encoding synaptotagmin-like protein 5 isoform X5, protein MTVEMTAEHTAVRAQEKSLAPQTGCSLLVGLSEEDGTYRANPVLIYEETDDSLTGSVTDLQISEPLENVIPPVPSSVALDIQKQEGDIPIPLPRQSSSSPQEDLPAKISELKHFWDKECTGPRVISARVREASSSSILSDNLVSPQCDLTTSLDSRGKSEGEAQTSPYKTKSTVLKSDRPQLKSSGSTGDVQSTCHQYQAKADIEAQERPLSPSKSQDNEVRRSPSKTCHPRVLPRESSSPKRSRLEGSPLKTFPINIDPQTEEHQAKPTPMPRQRKSPSHEAKQAVLTDIKPSTDMTSCPPPIYLEDRGTHFGNVDNPSCTSPQSNKASEKKLGTFTRLARSFIPQDYQHYLGPQEKAHVPSFHQEKAAVSESDVVHRPQNALRDFVGNQSGNPTEGNPPGISSWIVQNKDGNFSQDTTTRAWSLSHASSGSYDDNSSPIMSAQKGSSTRNMSSSKSLDDLTSQTREERTQTNSREQMNQSMDDVSSLPLSAFSLSSSRRMKTSMSVPILQQDETDSDSTFETNLGRRRNTGSSTSNISLSSGMASMSSVSGSISSIYPADFGDIEVQGSIQFAVNYIQKLGEFHIFVVHCRDLAMADSKKSRSDPYVKCYLLPDKTKLGKRKTTVKKKTLNPTYNEILRFKITMEVLKTQNLNISVWHNDTFGRNSFLGEVDLDLSEWDFSNTQINEYALKDKASGQTSTLSPSHVTDSRGQMRVALRFLPQMSHSQTASRTETGEVQIWVKDCKNLPPVRGVIIDPFVKCNVLPDTSRKSRQKTRVVKRTANPMFNHTMVYDGFRPDDLREACVEITVWDHDRLSNHFIGGLRLGLGTGKSYGVEVAWMDSTTEEVNLWQRMLQCDGEWVEDVLPLRMLAIAKSMSK, encoded by the exons CATACTGCCGTCAGAGCCCAAGAAAAGAGTTTGGCACCACAGACTGGCTGTAGCCTCTTGGTAGGTTTATCTGAAGAAGATGGCACGTATAGAGCAAATCCAGTCCTCATCTATGAAGAGACAGATGACTCTTTAACAGGTTCAGTGACAGATTTGCAAATTTCTGAGCCACTGGAAAATGTAATCCCTCCTGTACCTTCTTCTGTAGCACTTGACATCCAAAAGCAAGAGGGAGATATTCCAATTCCCCTTCCCAGGCAGTCCAGTTCCAGTCCTCAAGAGGACTTGCCAGCCAAGATCAGTGAGCTTAAGCATTTCTGGGACAAGGAATGTACAGGACCCAGAGTAATTTCTGCAAGAGTAAGGGAAGCCTCAAGCAGTTCAATACTCAGTGACAATTTGGTTTCCCCTCAGTGTGATCTGACAACTTCCTTAGATAGCAGAGGGAAGTCTGAGGGAGAGGCACAAACATCTCCATACAAAACCAAATCTACTGTCTTGAAATCAGACAGGCCACAGCTAAAGAGTTCTGGTAGTACTGGGGATGTACAGTCAACATGTCACCAATACCAAGCCAAGGCTGATATAGAGGCTCAAGAAAGACCCCTCAGTCCAAGTAAATCCCAAGATAATGAAGTCAGAAGGAGTCCATCTAAGACCTGCCATCCAAGGGTCCTTCCTAGAGAATCCTCCAGTCCTAAGAGATCCAGACTGGAAGGCTCTCCCTTAAAGACCTTTCCAATAAACATCGACCCCCAAACTGAAGAGCACCAAGCGAAGCCAACACCAATGCcaagacagaggaagagtccCTCTCATGAAGCAAAGCAGGCAGTGCTGACAGATATTAAACCTAGCACAGACATGacttcttgtcctcctcctaTATATCTAGAGGACAGAGGAACTCATTTTGGTAATGTGGATAATCCAAGCTGTACTTCACCACAATCCAATAAAGCCTCAGAGAAGAAGTTGGGGACCTTTACACGTCTTGCCAGATCTTTCATCCCTCAGGATTATCAGCACTACCTCGGGCCACAGGAGAAGGCCCATGTTCCTTCTTTTCACCAAGAGAAAGCTGCTGTCTCAGAGAGCGATGTGGTACACAGACCACAAAATGCCCTCAGAGACTTTGTGGGGAACCAGAGTGGCAATCCCACTGAGGGGAATCCTCCTGGAATCAGTTCCTGGATTGTGCAAAATAAAGATGGAAACTTCAGCCAGGATACAACAACCAGGGCCTGGTCCCTGTCTCATGCAAGTTCAGGCA GTTATGATGATAATTCTAGTCCCATCATGTCAGCTCAGAAAGGATCATCTACAAGGAACATGTCCTCCTCCAAAAGTCTGGACGACCTCACCTCACAAACAA GAGAAGAGAGGACCCAAACTAACTCAAGAGAACAAATGAATCAAAGTATGGATGACG TTTCTTCACTTCCCTTATCAGCCTTTAGCCTGTCCAGCTCGAGGCGGATGAAAACCAGCATGTCAGTGCCTATTCTTCAGCAGGACGAG ACAGATAGTGACAGCACTTTTGAGACCAACTTGGGCCGGAGAAGAAACACAGGCAGCTCCACATCGAACATAAGTCTCTCCTCAGGAATGGCCTCCATGTCATCT GTCAGcggcagcatcagcagcatttACCCTGCAGACTTTGGTGACATTGAAGTCCAGGGAAGTATCCAGTTCGCTGTGAACTACATCCAGAAACTTGGAGAGTTTCATATCTTTGTGGTACACTGCAGGGATCTGGCCATGGCTGACAGCAAGAAGAGCCGCTCTGACCC GTATGTGAAATGTTACCTTCTTCCTGACAAAACAAAGTTGGGAAAGAGAAAAACCACTGTGAAAAAGAAGACACTAAACCCCACCTACAATGAAATCCTCAGG TTTAAAATCACAATGGAGGTGTTGAAAACCCAGAATTTGAACATCTCGGTGTGGCACAATGACACTTTTGGGCGGAACAGTTTCCTGGGCGAGGTGGATCTGGATTTGTCAGAGTGGGACTTCAGcaacacacagataaatgaaTATGCATTAAAAGATAAG GCCTCAGGACAAACCTCAACATTGTCTCCCTCAcatgtgacagacagcagaggacagatgagAGTCGCCCTGAGATTCCTGCCACAGATGTCCCACA GTCAGACAGCCTCCAGGACAGAGACTGGTGAGGTGCAGATTTGGGTGAAAGACTGCAAGAATCTTCCTCCAGTCAGAGGAGTTATTATCGACCCGTTTGTGAAATG CAACGTACTACCTGACACAAGCCGGAAAAGCCGACAGAAGACACGGGTGGTGAAAAGGACGGCCAACCCGATGTTCAACCACACCATGGTGTACGACGGCTTCCGGCCGGACGACCTGAGGGAGGCCTGTGTGGAGATCACAGTGTGGGATCACGACCGCCTGAGCAACCACTTCATAGGCGGTCTGAGGCTCGGGCTGGGGACAG GGAAGAGTTACGGGGTGGAAGTGGCTTGGATGGATTCAACGACAGAAGAAGTAAATTTATGGCAGAGGATGTTACAGTGTGATGGAGAATGGGTGGAGGATGTTTTACCTCTGAGAATGCTGGCGATAGCAAAAAGCATGTCTAAGTGA
- the sytl2a gene encoding synaptotagmin-like protein 2 isoform X8 — MSAQKGSSTRNMSSSKSLDDLTSQTREERTQTNSREQMNQSMDDVSSLPLSAFSLSSSRRMKTSMSVPILQQDETDSDSTFETNLGRRRNTGSSTSNISLSSGMASMSSVSGSISSIYPADFGDIEVQGSIQFAVNYIQKLGEFHIFVVHCRDLAMADSKKSRSDPYVKCYLLPDKTKLGKRKTTVKKKTLNPTYNEILRFKITMEVLKTQNLNISVWHNDTFGRNSFLGEVDLDLSEWDFSNTQINEYALKDKASGQTSTLSPSHVTDSRGQMRVALRFLPQMSHSQTASRTETGEVQIWVKDCKNLPPVRGVIIDPFVKCNVLPDTSRKSRQKTRVVKRTANPMFNHTMVYDGFRPDDLREACVEITVWDHDRLSNHFIGGLRLGLGTGKSYGVEVAWMDSTTEEVNLWQRMLQCDGEWVEDVLPLRMLAIAKSMSK, encoded by the exons ATGTCAGCTCAGAAAGGATCATCTACAAGGAACATGTCCTCCTCCAAAAGTCTGGACGACCTCACCTCACAAACAA GAGAAGAGAGGACCCAAACTAACTCAAGAGAACAAATGAATCAAAGTATGGATGACG TTTCTTCACTTCCCTTATCAGCCTTTAGCCTGTCCAGCTCGAGGCGGATGAAAACCAGCATGTCAGTGCCTATTCTTCAGCAGGACGAG ACAGATAGTGACAGCACTTTTGAGACCAACTTGGGCCGGAGAAGAAACACAGGCAGCTCCACATCGAACATAAGTCTCTCCTCAGGAATGGCCTCCATGTCATCT GTCAGcggcagcatcagcagcatttACCCTGCAGACTTTGGTGACATTGAAGTCCAGGGAAGTATCCAGTTCGCTGTGAACTACATCCAGAAACTTGGAGAGTTTCATATCTTTGTGGTACACTGCAGGGATCTGGCCATGGCTGACAGCAAGAAGAGCCGCTCTGACCC GTATGTGAAATGTTACCTTCTTCCTGACAAAACAAAGTTGGGAAAGAGAAAAACCACTGTGAAAAAGAAGACACTAAACCCCACCTACAATGAAATCCTCAGG TTTAAAATCACAATGGAGGTGTTGAAAACCCAGAATTTGAACATCTCGGTGTGGCACAATGACACTTTTGGGCGGAACAGTTTCCTGGGCGAGGTGGATCTGGATTTGTCAGAGTGGGACTTCAGcaacacacagataaatgaaTATGCATTAAAAGATAAG GCCTCAGGACAAACCTCAACATTGTCTCCCTCAcatgtgacagacagcagaggacagatgagAGTCGCCCTGAGATTCCTGCCACAGATGTCCCACA GTCAGACAGCCTCCAGGACAGAGACTGGTGAGGTGCAGATTTGGGTGAAAGACTGCAAGAATCTTCCTCCAGTCAGAGGAGTTATTATCGACCCGTTTGTGAAATG CAACGTACTACCTGACACAAGCCGGAAAAGCCGACAGAAGACACGGGTGGTGAAAAGGACGGCCAACCCGATGTTCAACCACACCATGGTGTACGACGGCTTCCGGCCGGACGACCTGAGGGAGGCCTGTGTGGAGATCACAGTGTGGGATCACGACCGCCTGAGCAACCACTTCATAGGCGGTCTGAGGCTCGGGCTGGGGACAG GGAAGAGTTACGGGGTGGAAGTGGCTTGGATGGATTCAACGACAGAAGAAGTAAATTTATGGCAGAGGATGTTACAGTGTGATGGAGAATGGGTGGAGGATGTTTTACCTCTGAGAATGCTGGCGATAGCAAAAAGCATGTCTAAGTGA
- the sytl2a gene encoding uncharacterized protein sytl2a isoform X4, which produces MKISKQKEPGNTQNSPYGAAHATMDKPASVKAEAKPSEMIEVRTLQLTALQNTPFKETVTSVKADFQQQATEGRVGQLPKTLSNLKAFWEKENSSPKIIFTREEARHRDVSKTGIEALYGPQTTSDVENINNKISPQTTEHTAVRAQEKSLAPQTGCSLLVGLSEEDGTYRANPVLIYEETDDSLTGSVTDLQISEPLENVIPPVPSSVALDIQKQEGDIPIPLPRQSSSSPQEDLPAKISELKHFWDKECTGPRVISARVREASSSSILSDNLVSPQCDLTTSLDSRGKSEGEAQTSPYKTKSTVLKSDRPQLKSSGSTGDVQSTCHQYQAKADIEAQERPLSPSKSQDNEVRRSPSKTCHPRVLPRESSSPKRSRLEGSPLKTFPINIDPQTEEHQAKPTPMPRQRKSPSHEAKQAVLTDIKPSTDMTSCPPPIYLEDRGTHFGNVDNPSCTSPQSNKASEKKLGTFTRLARSFIPQDYQHYLGPQEKAHVPSFHQEKAAVSESDVVHRPQNALRDFVGNQSGNPTEGNPPGISSWIVQNKDGNFSQDTTTRAWSLSHASSGSYDDNSSPIMSAQKGSSTRNMSSSKSLDDLTSQTREERTQTNSREQMNQSMDDVSSLPLSAFSLSSSRRMKTSMSVPILQQDETDSDSTFETNLGRRRNTGSSTSNISLSSGMASMSSVSGSISSIYPADFGDIEVQGSIQFAVNYIQKLGEFHIFVVHCRDLAMADSKKSRSDPYVKCYLLPDKTKLGKRKTTVKKKTLNPTYNEILRFKITMEVLKTQNLNISVWHNDTFGRNSFLGEVDLDLSEWDFSNTQINEYALKDKASGQTSTLSPSHVTDSRGQMRVALRFLPQMSHSQTASRTETGEVQIWVKDCKNLPPVRGVIIDPFVKCNVLPDTSRKSRQKTRVVKRTANPMFNHTMVYDGFRPDDLREACVEITVWDHDRLSNHFIGGLRLGLGTGKSYGVEVAWMDSTTEEVNLWQRMLQCDGEWVEDVLPLRMLAIAKSMSK; this is translated from the exons ATGAAGATATCTAAGCAGAAAGAACCAGGCAACACCCAGAATTCCCCATATGGTGCTGCACATGCGACCATGGACAAACCTGCCAGTGTCAAGGCAGAAGCTAAACCCTCTGAGATGATAGAGGTCAGAACACTACAGCTGACAGCACTGCAGAACACTCCTTTTAAAGAAACAGTGACTTCAGTAAAAGCAGACTTTCAACAACAGGCAACAGAAGGCAGAGTTGGTCAGCTTCCAAAGACACTATCCAATCTGAAAGCTTTctgggagaaagaaaacagtagTCCCAAAATAATATTTACCAGAGAAGAGGCAAGGCACAGAGATGTCTCCAAGACAGGAATAGAAGCTTTGTATGGCCCCCAGACTACCTCTGATGTAGagaacataaacaacaaaatctCACCTCAAACAACTGAGCATACTGCCGTCAGAGCCCAAGAAAAGAGTTTGGCACCACAGACTGGCTGTAGCCTCTTGGTAGGTTTATCTGAAGAAGATGGCACGTATAGAGCAAATCCAGTCCTCATCTATGAAGAGACAGATGACTCTTTAACAGGTTCAGTGACAGATTTGCAAATTTCTGAGCCACTGGAAAATGTAATCCCTCCTGTACCTTCTTCTGTAGCACTTGACATCCAAAAGCAAGAGGGAGATATTCCAATTCCCCTTCCCAGGCAGTCCAGTTCCAGTCCTCAAGAGGACTTGCCAGCCAAGATCAGTGAGCTTAAGCATTTCTGGGACAAGGAATGTACAGGACCCAGAGTAATTTCTGCAAGAGTAAGGGAAGCCTCAAGCAGTTCAATACTCAGTGACAATTTGGTTTCCCCTCAGTGTGATCTGACAACTTCCTTAGATAGCAGAGGGAAGTCTGAGGGAGAGGCACAAACATCTCCATACAAAACCAAATCTACTGTCTTGAAATCAGACAGGCCACAGCTAAAGAGTTCTGGTAGTACTGGGGATGTACAGTCAACATGTCACCAATACCAAGCCAAGGCTGATATAGAGGCTCAAGAAAGACCCCTCAGTCCAAGTAAATCCCAAGATAATGAAGTCAGAAGGAGTCCATCTAAGACCTGCCATCCAAGGGTCCTTCCTAGAGAATCCTCCAGTCCTAAGAGATCCAGACTGGAAGGCTCTCCCTTAAAGACCTTTCCAATAAACATCGACCCCCAAACTGAAGAGCACCAAGCGAAGCCAACACCAATGCcaagacagaggaagagtccCTCTCATGAAGCAAAGCAGGCAGTGCTGACAGATATTAAACCTAGCACAGACATGacttcttgtcctcctcctaTATATCTAGAGGACAGAGGAACTCATTTTGGTAATGTGGATAATCCAAGCTGTACTTCACCACAATCCAATAAAGCCTCAGAGAAGAAGTTGGGGACCTTTACACGTCTTGCCAGATCTTTCATCCCTCAGGATTATCAGCACTACCTCGGGCCACAGGAGAAGGCCCATGTTCCTTCTTTTCACCAAGAGAAAGCTGCTGTCTCAGAGAGCGATGTGGTACACAGACCACAAAATGCCCTCAGAGACTTTGTGGGGAACCAGAGTGGCAATCCCACTGAGGGGAATCCTCCTGGAATCAGTTCCTGGATTGTGCAAAATAAAGATGGAAACTTCAGCCAGGATACAACAACCAGGGCCTGGTCCCTGTCTCATGCAAGTTCAGGCA GTTATGATGATAATTCTAGTCCCATCATGTCAGCTCAGAAAGGATCATCTACAAGGAACATGTCCTCCTCCAAAAGTCTGGACGACCTCACCTCACAAACAA GAGAAGAGAGGACCCAAACTAACTCAAGAGAACAAATGAATCAAAGTATGGATGACG TTTCTTCACTTCCCTTATCAGCCTTTAGCCTGTCCAGCTCGAGGCGGATGAAAACCAGCATGTCAGTGCCTATTCTTCAGCAGGACGAG ACAGATAGTGACAGCACTTTTGAGACCAACTTGGGCCGGAGAAGAAACACAGGCAGCTCCACATCGAACATAAGTCTCTCCTCAGGAATGGCCTCCATGTCATCT GTCAGcggcagcatcagcagcatttACCCTGCAGACTTTGGTGACATTGAAGTCCAGGGAAGTATCCAGTTCGCTGTGAACTACATCCAGAAACTTGGAGAGTTTCATATCTTTGTGGTACACTGCAGGGATCTGGCCATGGCTGACAGCAAGAAGAGCCGCTCTGACCC GTATGTGAAATGTTACCTTCTTCCTGACAAAACAAAGTTGGGAAAGAGAAAAACCACTGTGAAAAAGAAGACACTAAACCCCACCTACAATGAAATCCTCAGG TTTAAAATCACAATGGAGGTGTTGAAAACCCAGAATTTGAACATCTCGGTGTGGCACAATGACACTTTTGGGCGGAACAGTTTCCTGGGCGAGGTGGATCTGGATTTGTCAGAGTGGGACTTCAGcaacacacagataaatgaaTATGCATTAAAAGATAAG GCCTCAGGACAAACCTCAACATTGTCTCCCTCAcatgtgacagacagcagaggacagatgagAGTCGCCCTGAGATTCCTGCCACAGATGTCCCACA GTCAGACAGCCTCCAGGACAGAGACTGGTGAGGTGCAGATTTGGGTGAAAGACTGCAAGAATCTTCCTCCAGTCAGAGGAGTTATTATCGACCCGTTTGTGAAATG CAACGTACTACCTGACACAAGCCGGAAAAGCCGACAGAAGACACGGGTGGTGAAAAGGACGGCCAACCCGATGTTCAACCACACCATGGTGTACGACGGCTTCCGGCCGGACGACCTGAGGGAGGCCTGTGTGGAGATCACAGTGTGGGATCACGACCGCCTGAGCAACCACTTCATAGGCGGTCTGAGGCTCGGGCTGGGGACAG GGAAGAGTTACGGGGTGGAAGTGGCTTGGATGGATTCAACGACAGAAGAAGTAAATTTATGGCAGAGGATGTTACAGTGTGATGGAGAATGGGTGGAGGATGTTTTACCTCTGAGAATGCTGGCGATAGCAAAAAGCATGTCTAAGTGA